In Holophagales bacterium, one DNA window encodes the following:
- a CDS encoding ATP-grasp domain-containing protein yields MNYFARALARTGATVFGLGDQPHGALPEAVREHVAFHLQVPDLWDEPAVEAAVRALAARHRLDRVECLWEPGMLLAARLREALGLPGMTVAETLPFRDKELMKQALEAAGVRTPRHARAASAAEVRAAAERLGFPLIVKPIAGAGSADTYRVASAEELDEVLPKIRHVAEVSVEEYVDGEEYTFDTICAGGEILFASSSWYRPKPLVGRSEEWISPQTVTLRDLSSPGLVAGRELGLRVLAALGFRTGFTHMEWFLTPRGEAVFGEIGARPPGARSVDTMNYCCDNDVYAGWAEAVVHGRLHRTFERRFNSAVIFKRARGHGRIRRVDGWERLRSELGAAIVGHDLLPVGAYRRDWKQTLLSDGWVFVRHPDLATLCAIADRVGSELHLFSE; encoded by the coding sequence ATGAACTACTTCGCCCGTGCCCTGGCACGGACCGGAGCGACGGTGTTCGGCCTCGGCGATCAGCCGCACGGCGCCCTGCCGGAGGCGGTGCGCGAACACGTCGCCTTTCACCTTCAGGTGCCGGATCTTTGGGACGAGCCGGCGGTGGAGGCCGCGGTGCGGGCACTGGCCGCCCGGCACCGGCTCGATCGCGTCGAGTGCCTCTGGGAGCCCGGCATGCTGCTCGCCGCGCGCCTGCGCGAGGCCCTCGGCCTGCCCGGAATGACCGTGGCGGAGACCCTGCCCTTCCGCGACAAGGAGCTGATGAAGCAGGCGCTCGAGGCGGCCGGCGTGCGAACGCCGCGCCACGCGCGCGCCGCGAGCGCGGCGGAGGTGCGTGCGGCGGCCGAACGCCTGGGCTTCCCGTTGATCGTCAAGCCGATCGCCGGGGCCGGCTCGGCCGACACCTACCGGGTCGCGTCGGCCGAGGAGCTCGACGAGGTGCTGCCGAAGATCCGCCACGTCGCCGAAGTGAGTGTCGAGGAGTACGTCGACGGCGAGGAGTACACCTTCGACACGATCTGCGCCGGTGGCGAGATCCTCTTCGCCAGCTCGAGCTGGTATCGCCCGAAGCCGCTCGTGGGACGCAGCGAGGAGTGGATCAGCCCGCAGACCGTGACCCTGCGCGACCTGAGCTCGCCGGGACTGGTCGCGGGGCGCGAGCTCGGACTCCGGGTGCTCGCTGCCCTCGGCTTCCGCACCGGCTTCACTCACATGGAATGGTTCCTCACGCCGCGCGGCGAGGCGGTCTTCGGCGAGATCGGCGCCCGGCCGCCCGGGGCGCGCTCGGTCGACACGATGAACTACTGCTGCGACAACGACGTCTACGCCGGATGGGCCGAAGCCGTGGTCCACGGCAGGCTCCACCGCACCTTCGAGCGGCGGTTCAACTCGGCGGTCATCTTCAAGCGGGCGCGCGGCCACGGCAGGATTCGTCGGGTCGACGGGTGGGAGCGCCTCCGCTCCGAGCTCGGAGCGGCCATCGTCGGCCACGATCTGTTGCCGGTCGGCGCGTACCGGCGCGACTGGAAGCAGACCTTGCTCTCGGACGGATGGGTCTTCGTGCGCCACCCCGATCTCGCGACGCTCTGCGCCATCGCCGATCGCGTCGGCAGCGAGCTCCATCTCTTCTCCGAGTAG
- a CDS encoding ATP-grasp domain-containing protein, producing MRHVVFVAPFFLDTTLRFVDAVADLADVRLSLVSQDPLEKLPDGLRSKLAAHWRIDDGLAAGQIAGAVEALARRHGPVERLLGALEQLQVPLGEVRDALGISGMGAETARNFRDKARMKEVLQAAGVPCARHARLRDEAEAWRFVGDVGYPVVLKPVAGAGAASTFRVASGDELRAALAANPPGAGREVVAEEFVVGDEHSLDTVSLAGTAVWHSISEYTPAPLTVVENPWIQWTVLLPREIDDPHFDAIRRIGSSALTALGMGTGLSHMEWFRRRDGSVVVSEVGARPPGAQIVSLISYAHDLDFYRAWARLMVDESFAPPERRFAAGAAYFRGQGSGRVRAVHGLDVAQRELGSLVVEAKLPQVGQVASPSYEGQGYAIFRHPETAVVRRALARVVQLVRVELG from the coding sequence CAGTCAGGATCCGCTCGAGAAGCTTCCAGACGGGTTGCGGAGCAAGCTCGCCGCGCACTGGCGGATCGACGACGGCCTGGCGGCGGGGCAGATTGCCGGCGCGGTCGAGGCGCTGGCGCGCCGGCACGGCCCGGTCGAGCGACTCCTCGGTGCGCTCGAGCAGCTCCAGGTGCCGCTCGGCGAGGTCCGCGACGCGCTGGGGATCTCCGGCATGGGCGCCGAGACGGCGCGCAACTTCCGCGACAAGGCCCGGATGAAGGAGGTCCTGCAGGCCGCCGGGGTGCCGTGCGCGCGCCATGCTCGGCTTCGCGACGAAGCAGAGGCTTGGCGCTTCGTCGGCGACGTGGGCTATCCGGTGGTGTTGAAGCCGGTTGCCGGCGCGGGGGCCGCGTCGACGTTCCGTGTGGCGTCGGGCGACGAGCTTCGCGCGGCGCTCGCCGCGAATCCGCCGGGTGCGGGGCGGGAGGTGGTGGCGGAGGAGTTCGTGGTCGGCGACGAGCACTCGCTGGACACCGTCTCGCTCGCCGGCACGGCGGTCTGGCACTCGATCTCGGAGTACACGCCGGCGCCGCTCACCGTGGTGGAGAATCCCTGGATCCAGTGGACCGTGCTCCTGCCGCGCGAGATCGACGATCCGCACTTCGACGCGATCCGCCGGATCGGCAGCTCGGCGCTCACCGCCCTGGGCATGGGGACCGGACTGTCGCACATGGAGTGGTTCCGCCGCCGCGACGGCTCGGTCGTCGTCTCTGAGGTCGGGGCACGTCCGCCCGGGGCGCAGATCGTCTCGTTGATCTCCTATGCGCACGACCTCGACTTCTACCGGGCCTGGGCGCGGCTGATGGTCGACGAGAGCTTCGCCCCTCCCGAGCGCCGTTTCGCCGCGGGTGCCGCGTACTTCCGCGGGCAGGGGAGCGGTCGCGTGCGCGCCGTGCACGGCCTCGACGTGGCGCAGCGCGAGCTCGGCAGCCTGGTCGTCGAAGCGAAGCTGCCGCAGGTCGGACAAGTCGCCTCGCCGAGCTACGAAGGTCAGGGATACGCCATCTTCCGCCACCCGGAGACCGCCGTGGTCCGCCGGGCGCTCGCCCGGGTGGTGCAACTGGTGCGCGTCGAGCTCGGCTGA
- a CDS encoding FAD-binding protein has product MSGRPPLDPTALGLVVPQATHLERLTEILGPDGLRCDEVSRDRYGRDETESLCFLPAAAALPVDVAQVQAVLALAHAERLPIVPRGAGTGLSGGALPAAGGIVLSLERLTRVRAIDRENLTVDAETGVVVADLQTRVEELGLFYPPDPASRESCLLGGNLAEDSAGPRSCKYGTTRKWVLGLEAVLADGTLLATGGRNRKDVAGYDLTQLLIGSEGTLAVLTAATLRLIGKPRASLTMILPFAELEGAAGAVAAIFRAGFSPAACELVEEGALQAVSELTPLPGSLVGQAAMLLVELDGDDDEALLVEAAGIEELAISLGGRDALVAQDSADQHRLWAIRRRVGEAVKHRSVYKECDTVVPRAALALLVRAARRAAARQGIRAICYGHAGDGNLHVNLLQGDLPESLWEARRDAAEAELFAAVLELGGSITGEHGVGWTQRRYLPQRHAPVAIDLMRAIKRSFDPRGILNPGKIFL; this is encoded by the coding sequence ATGAGCGGCCGCCCCCCCCTCGACCCGACCGCCCTCGGGCTGGTCGTGCCGCAAGCCACGCACCTCGAGCGTCTGACCGAGATCCTCGGACCGGATGGCCTGCGCTGCGACGAGGTCAGCCGCGACCGCTACGGGCGCGACGAAACCGAGAGCCTCTGTTTCCTTCCGGCCGCAGCGGCGCTGCCAGTCGACGTCGCCCAGGTGCAGGCCGTGCTCGCGCTGGCGCACGCCGAGCGGCTGCCGATCGTCCCGCGCGGCGCCGGCACCGGCCTGTCCGGTGGCGCCCTGCCGGCGGCCGGGGGGATCGTGCTGTCGCTCGAACGCCTCACCCGCGTGCGCGCCATCGACCGCGAGAACCTCACCGTCGACGCCGAGACCGGGGTCGTGGTCGCCGACCTCCAGACGCGCGTCGAGGAGCTCGGCCTCTTCTACCCGCCGGACCCGGCGAGCCGCGAGAGTTGCCTGCTCGGCGGCAATCTCGCCGAGGACTCGGCCGGACCGCGTTCGTGCAAGTACGGCACGACCCGCAAGTGGGTCCTCGGGCTCGAGGCGGTGCTCGCCGACGGCACGCTCCTGGCGACCGGCGGGAGGAATCGCAAGGACGTCGCCGGCTACGACCTGACGCAACTGCTGATCGGCTCGGAAGGTACGCTCGCGGTGCTCACCGCGGCCACGCTGCGGCTGATCGGCAAGCCGCGCGCCTCGCTGACCATGATCCTGCCCTTCGCCGAGCTCGAGGGCGCGGCCGGAGCGGTCGCCGCGATCTTCCGCGCAGGCTTCTCTCCGGCCGCCTGCGAGCTGGTCGAGGAGGGAGCGTTGCAGGCGGTCTCGGAGCTCACGCCCTTGCCGGGGAGCCTCGTCGGCCAGGCGGCGATGTTGCTCGTCGAGCTCGACGGCGATGACGACGAGGCGCTGCTCGTCGAAGCGGCGGGCATCGAGGAGCTGGCGATCTCGCTCGGCGGACGCGACGCCCTGGTGGCCCAGGACAGCGCCGACCAGCATCGGCTCTGGGCGATCCGCCGGCGCGTCGGCGAGGCGGTCAAGCATCGATCGGTGTACAAGGAGTGCGACACCGTCGTGCCGCGCGCGGCGTTGGCTCTGCTGGTCCGCGCGGCTCGTCGGGCGGCGGCTCGCCAGGGGATCCGCGCCATCTGCTACGGACACGCGGGCGACGGCAACCTGCACGTCAACCTCCTGCAAGGCGACCTGCCGGAATCCCTCTGGGAGGCGCGGCGCGACGCCGCGGAGGCCGAGCTCTTCGCCGCCGTGCTCGAGCTGGGGGGCTCGATCACCGGCGAGCACGGCGTCGGCTGGACCCAGCGTCGCTATCTGCCGCAGCGCCACGCACCCGTGGCGATCGACCTGATGCGCGCGATCAAGCGCAGCTTCGATCCTCGCGGGATCCTCAATCCGGGCAAGATCTTCCTCTGA
- a CDS encoding FAD-dependent oxidoreductase, with the protein MARTPLFRRLQRAFALARLAEQRGEPETELVERLAEARTTAFSRREVLAVGGFAAAGIALGGRWIGAAPAAPAMGEVAIVGAGVAGLTAAHRLVQAGVSARIYEAQERVGGRMLSLRRAFPEGQVCELGGELVDTNHTALRGLCGELGLELDDFTRDDPAVSRDVWYFDGRRIRDAEIVAAFRPIARQIEAAWAALSGEDVTQASPNGGETVDRQSIAEWLEKAGCSGWLYRLLEVGYVTEFGLEIDRQSAWNLLSMISTEPGAFEIFGESDERFHIRGGNDQVPLRLAEGLGERIERGHRLEALTQRSDGRFELTFRTGESSKVVAAERVVLALPFTLLRQVDLRIDLPEVKRRAITELGMGMNAKVMVGFDDRLWRTRGRSNGSVLTDLPFQLSWESTRLQPGRGGIVVAYSGGLRGLEVGQGTPAEQARAFAREYDRLFPGVAAKRNTEARFHWPTHPWTLGSYACYLPGQWTGIRGAEGARVGALHFAGEHTSLDFQGYMEGGCESGERVAGEILTDLGRSKLPAGG; encoded by the coding sequence ATGGCCAGAACGCCTCTGTTCCGTCGTCTGCAGCGTGCATTCGCCTTGGCTCGCCTCGCCGAGCAGCGCGGCGAACCCGAGACCGAGCTCGTCGAGCGCCTTGCCGAAGCGCGCACGACGGCATTCTCCCGGCGCGAGGTCTTGGCGGTAGGCGGCTTCGCGGCGGCGGGCATCGCCCTCGGTGGACGGTGGATCGGAGCGGCGCCCGCGGCACCGGCGATGGGAGAGGTGGCGATCGTCGGGGCGGGTGTCGCCGGGCTCACGGCGGCCCACCGCCTCGTCCAGGCGGGGGTGTCGGCGCGGATCTACGAGGCCCAGGAGCGCGTCGGCGGCCGGATGCTCTCGCTGCGCCGCGCCTTTCCCGAAGGTCAGGTGTGCGAGCTCGGCGGCGAGCTGGTCGACACCAATCACACGGCGCTGCGTGGTCTCTGCGGCGAGCTGGGGCTCGAGCTCGACGACTTCACCCGCGACGATCCGGCGGTCTCGCGGGATGTCTGGTACTTCGACGGGCGGAGGATTCGCGACGCGGAGATCGTCGCCGCGTTCCGGCCGATCGCGCGCCAGATCGAAGCCGCCTGGGCGGCGCTGTCGGGAGAGGACGTCACGCAGGCGTCGCCGAACGGCGGCGAGACGGTCGACCGCCAGTCGATCGCCGAGTGGCTCGAGAAGGCGGGCTGCTCGGGTTGGCTCTATCGCCTGCTGGAAGTCGGTTACGTGACCGAGTTCGGGCTGGAGATCGACCGGCAATCGGCCTGGAATCTGCTCTCGATGATCTCGACCGAGCCGGGAGCGTTCGAGATCTTCGGCGAGAGCGACGAGCGCTTTCACATCCGCGGCGGCAACGACCAGGTGCCGCTGCGCCTCGCCGAAGGTCTCGGCGAGCGGATCGAGCGTGGCCACCGCCTCGAGGCGCTCACCCAGCGCAGCGACGGTCGTTTCGAGCTCACCTTCCGAACCGGCGAGAGCAGCAAGGTCGTGGCGGCCGAGCGGGTGGTGCTCGCCCTGCCCTTCACGCTGCTGCGACAGGTCGACCTGCGAATCGACCTGCCGGAGGTCAAGCGTCGGGCGATTACCGAGCTCGGCATGGGCATGAACGCCAAGGTGATGGTGGGCTTCGACGATCGCCTCTGGCGAACGCGCGGGCGCTCCAACGGCAGCGTGCTGACCGACCTGCCGTTCCAGCTCTCCTGGGAGTCGACCCGGCTGCAGCCGGGGCGCGGGGGGATCGTCGTCGCCTACAGCGGCGGTCTGCGCGGCCTCGAGGTAGGGCAGGGGACGCCGGCCGAACAGGCCCGCGCCTTCGCGCGCGAGTACGACCGCCTCTTCCCCGGCGTGGCCGCGAAGCGCAACACCGAAGCGCGCTTCCACTGGCCGACCCATCCGTGGACGCTCGGCTCCTACGCCTGTTACCTGCCCGGGCAGTGGACGGGGATCCGCGGCGCCGAAGGTGCCCGCGTCGGTGCGCTGCACTTCGCCGGCGAGCACACCTCGCTCGACTTCCAGGGCTACATGGAGGGGGGCTGCGAGTCGGGCGAACGCGTCGCCGGTGAGATCCTCACCGACCTCGGGCGCTCCAAGCTGCCGGCCGGAGGGTGA